A portion of the Actomonas aquatica genome contains these proteins:
- a CDS encoding P-II family nitrogen regulator, which produces MKLIIAIIKPFKLEEVKEALSEIGVEGMTVTEVKGFGRQKGHTEIYRGSEYTVDFLPKVKIEIVVPDDVVGKAVDTIVGAAKTGKIGDGKVFVVGLEEAVRIRTDERGETAI; this is translated from the coding sequence ATGAAACTGATCATCGCCATCATCAAGCCGTTCAAGTTGGAAGAGGTGAAAGAAGCCCTCTCCGAAATCGGCGTCGAGGGTATGACCGTGACTGAAGTCAAGGGCTTCGGTCGTCAAAAGGGTCACACCGAAATCTATCGTGGCAGCGAATACACCGTCGACTTCCTCCCCAAGGTGAAGATCGAGATCGTGGTCCCCGACGACGTCGTTGGTAAGGCCGTCGACACCATCGTCGGCGCCGCCAAGACCGGCAAGATCGGTGACGGCAAGGTGTTTGTCGTCGGTCTCGAAGAGGCCGTGCGCATCCGCACCGACGAGCGCGGCGAGACCGCCATCTGA
- the aspS gene encoding aspartate--tRNA ligase has product MKRTHHCAQLTSADLDSEVSLIGWVDTIRDQGGIIFVDLRDRKGITQIKLEPHDNAQLAGQMKHLKDESVVEIHGKVSRRPEGTQNDNLPTGQVEVVASELVIHNVSETPPFPLDDAGGDKVNEDLRLTYRYLDLRRPRMRKNLLTRHKVTKAIRDYFDSQEFIEVETPSLFKSTPEGAREYLVPSRIHPGEFYALSQSPQQYKQILMVAGVERYFQIARCFRDEDLRADRQMEFTQVDVEASFVTREDIYELFEGMVRKVWKEAANYDLEGPIQRMSFQDAMNRFGIDKPDLRFDMELVDFSEIFCESSFKVFSGTVKSGGVIKAINAKGLADVTQGELKSLEDTAKSLGAKGLAFIKIEGGEWKSPIVKFFTDEEKAALTEQLNIEDGDIVFFAAAEWERACTILGRIRLDSAQLLVKRGKLTIRHDDWKFLWVIDFPLMSYDEEQGRFVATHHPFTSPVPEDVALLDSDPKAVRGQHYDLVLNGMELGGGSIRIHQPALQEKVFKDVLKIPEDVVESRFGYMLKAFKFGAPPHGGIAFGLDRVCALLSGTTSIRDVIAFPKTQRGQDLMAQSPTPVTARQLKELHIQTVVPETE; this is encoded by the coding sequence ATGAAGCGCACCCACCACTGTGCCCAGCTCACCTCCGCCGACCTCGACAGCGAAGTCTCGCTCATCGGCTGGGTGGACACCATCCGCGACCAAGGCGGCATCATCTTCGTCGACCTGCGCGACCGCAAAGGCATCACGCAGATCAAGCTCGAGCCGCATGATAATGCGCAGCTGGCCGGGCAGATGAAGCACCTCAAGGACGAGTCGGTGGTCGAGATCCACGGCAAGGTCTCCCGCCGCCCAGAGGGCACGCAAAACGACAATCTGCCCACCGGTCAGGTGGAGGTCGTCGCCTCGGAACTGGTGATTCACAACGTCTCCGAGACCCCGCCGTTCCCGCTCGACGACGCTGGCGGCGACAAGGTCAACGAGGACCTGCGTCTCACCTACCGTTACCTCGACCTGCGCCGTCCGCGGATGCGCAAGAACCTGCTCACCCGTCACAAGGTGACCAAGGCGATCCGCGATTATTTCGACAGCCAGGAGTTCATCGAGGTCGAAACCCCGTCTCTCTTTAAGAGCACCCCGGAAGGTGCCCGTGAGTATCTCGTGCCGTCGCGCATCCACCCGGGCGAGTTCTACGCCCTGTCCCAGTCGCCCCAGCAGTATAAGCAGATCCTGATGGTGGCCGGCGTGGAGCGTTACTTCCAGATTGCCCGCTGTTTCCGCGACGAGGATCTGCGCGCCGACCGCCAGATGGAGTTCACCCAGGTGGACGTCGAGGCGTCGTTTGTGACCCGCGAGGACATTTATGAGCTCTTCGAGGGCATGGTGCGCAAAGTTTGGAAAGAAGCGGCCAACTACGATCTCGAAGGCCCGATCCAGCGCATGTCCTTCCAGGACGCGATGAACCGCTTCGGCATCGACAAGCCCGACCTGCGTTTCGACATGGAACTGGTCGATTTCTCCGAGATCTTCTGCGAGTCGTCCTTCAAGGTCTTCTCCGGCACGGTGAAGAGCGGCGGCGTGATCAAAGCGATCAACGCCAAGGGCCTCGCCGACGTCACCCAGGGCGAACTCAAGAGCCTCGAAGACACCGCCAAATCGCTCGGCGCTAAGGGCCTGGCCTTCATCAAGATCGAAGGCGGCGAATGGAAGTCGCCCATCGTGAAGTTCTTCACCGACGAGGAGAAGGCGGCGCTCACCGAGCAGCTCAATATCGAGGACGGTGACATTGTCTTTTTCGCCGCCGCGGAGTGGGAGCGCGCCTGCACGATCCTCGGCCGCATCCGCCTCGACAGCGCCCAGCTGCTGGTCAAACGCGGCAAACTCACCATTCGCCACGACGATTGGAAGTTCCTCTGGGTCATCGATTTTCCGCTCATGTCCTACGACGAGGAGCAGGGCCGTTTCGTCGCGACGCATCACCCCTTCACCTCGCCGGTGCCGGAGGATGTGGCGCTGCTCGACAGCGACCCCAAGGCCGTTCGCGGCCAGCACTACGACCTCGTGCTCAACGGCATGGAGTTGGGTGGCGGCTCGATCCGTATTCATCAGCCGGCGCTGCAGGAAAAGGTCTTCAAGGACGTGCTCAAGATTCCGGAGGACGTCGTGGAGAGTCGCTTCGGCTACATGCTCAAGGCCTTCAAATTCGGCGCGCCCCCGCACGGCGGTATCGCCTTTGGTCTCGACCGCGTGTGCGCGCTGCTCAGCGGCACGACCAGCATCCGCGACGTGATTGCCTTCCCGAAGACCCAGCGTGGTCAGGACCTCATGGCGCAGAGCCCGACCCCGGTCACCGCCCGCCAGCTCAAGGAGCTGCACATCCAGACGGTGGTGCCGGAGACGGAGTAA
- a CDS encoding REP-associated tyrosine transposase: MGTTPDAYPRRPPRIVPFANEAPIYFVTFCTIRRKNALATPAIHTAFRAFSTRAQDQHGVAVGRYVIMPDHIHLFVSLSPAAASLSSWVGSLKRHLSRTWVKAGGRLPLWQQSFFDHLLRSDESYQTKWTYVWQNPVRAHLCLNAEDWPYAGEIVPLSHH, translated from the coding sequence ATGGGCACCACCCCGGACGCCTATCCCCGACGACCTCCTCGCATCGTCCCTTTCGCGAACGAGGCTCCGATCTACTTCGTGACGTTCTGCACGATTCGGCGGAAAAACGCCCTCGCCACACCCGCGATTCATACCGCGTTTAGAGCGTTCTCCACACGAGCCCAGGACCAGCACGGAGTCGCCGTCGGACGCTACGTCATCATGCCCGATCACATTCATCTTTTCGTGAGCCTCTCCCCCGCCGCCGCTTCTCTTTCAAGTTGGGTGGGAAGTCTTAAGCGGCACTTAAGCCGCACGTGGGTCAAAGCCGGCGGCCGACTGCCGCTTTGGCAGCAAAGCTTCTTCGATCACTTACTGAGAAGTGACGAATCCTACCAAACCAAGTGGACCTATGTTTGGCAAAATCCGGTGCGAGCACACCTGTGTCTCAACGCCGAAGATTGGCCCTACGCGGGTGAAATCGTGCCACTATCGCACCACTAG
- a CDS encoding ammonium transporter, protein MKLRSQQMTSWLKMAGIFAVLAALTPLFGQDEPPPYESYDAFVESGGFALFTVNNLWLLISAALVFIMHLGFSCVETGLTQSKNTVNILFKNLFIVSIGILGYAFWGFNSMYPGDFNGFFATGSWFGVDNEDVTMMTDAYAAYTWWTDFIFQAMFAATAATIVSGAVAERVKLSGFMIYATLLVTFFYPITGSWQWGGGWLSERGFYDFAGSSLVHAFGGFAALAAVLVLGPRNGKYLAGGKVKPILGHSMPLAAIGVFMLWLGWYGFNGGSVLSADPRGVSYVFVTTTLAAAMGAVSAMMVSWGLLKKPDLSMGLNGVLAGLVGITAGADSVSMSGSIWIGLIAGALVVFAIIFFDKIKIDDPVGAISVHGVCGIWGTIAVALFSDAAPFGIQLIGTLSVSAFAFVVSLILAILVKVTIGIRVSADEESEGLDIGEHGAEAYPDFTPAHKG, encoded by the coding sequence ATGAAGCTACGGTCCCAGCAAATGACCAGCTGGCTGAAGATGGCAGGCATCTTCGCTGTGCTGGCCGCGCTCACGCCCCTCTTCGGCCAAGACGAGCCGCCGCCTTACGAGTCCTACGACGCTTTCGTCGAGTCCGGCGGTTTCGCTCTCTTCACCGTTAACAATCTCTGGCTCCTGATCTCGGCTGCCTTGGTGTTCATCATGCACCTGGGCTTCTCTTGCGTGGAGACCGGCCTCACCCAGTCGAAGAACACGGTCAACATTCTGTTCAAGAACCTGTTCATCGTCTCCATCGGTATCCTCGGTTATGCCTTCTGGGGCTTCAACTCCATGTATCCGGGTGACTTCAATGGCTTCTTCGCCACGGGCTCTTGGTTCGGCGTCGATAATGAAGACGTCACCATGATGACCGATGCTTACGCTGCCTACACCTGGTGGACGGACTTCATCTTCCAGGCCATGTTCGCCGCGACCGCCGCGACCATCGTCTCCGGTGCCGTCGCCGAGCGCGTGAAGCTCTCCGGCTTCATGATCTACGCGACCCTGCTCGTGACCTTCTTCTACCCGATCACCGGTTCCTGGCAGTGGGGCGGTGGCTGGCTCTCCGAGCGCGGCTTCTACGACTTTGCTGGTTCCTCCCTCGTGCACGCCTTCGGTGGTTTCGCCGCCCTCGCTGCAGTGCTCGTGCTCGGTCCCCGCAACGGCAAGTATCTCGCCGGTGGCAAAGTGAAGCCGATCCTCGGTCACTCCATGCCGCTCGCCGCCATCGGTGTGTTCATGCTGTGGCTCGGTTGGTATGGCTTTAACGGCGGTTCGGTGCTCAGCGCTGATCCTCGTGGCGTCTCCTACGTCTTCGTGACCACCACCCTCGCTGCGGCCATGGGTGCGGTGTCCGCCATGATGGTGAGCTGGGGCCTGCTCAAGAAGCCTGACCTCTCCATGGGCCTCAACGGTGTGCTCGCCGGTCTCGTGGGTATCACCGCGGGTGCTGACTCCGTCTCCATGAGCGGTTCCATCTGGATCGGCCTCATCGCCGGTGCCCTCGTGGTCTTTGCCATCATCTTCTTCGACAAGATCAAGATCGACGATCCGGTTGGTGCCATCTCCGTGCACGGTGTGTGCGGTATCTGGGGCACCATCGCCGTGGCCCTCTTCTCGGACGCCGCTCCGTTCGGCATCCAGCTGATCGGCACGCTGTCGGTCTCGGCCTTCGCCTTCGTGGTCTCCCTCATCCTCGCCATCCTTGTTAAGGTCACCATCGGTATCCGCGTCAGCGCGGACGAAGAATCCGAGGGTCTCGACATCGGTGAGCACGGTGCGGAAGCTTACCCGGACTTCACCCCCGCCCACAAAGGCTGA
- a CDS encoding S8 family serine peptidase, which translates to MCPSRVRPRARLTLLTILLASATWLFAAPDSERMRTTGFTAEEISQGFTNQKVIALPQPSLRDTYDETAEATYAAAETAAGFELDRVYPLMNGLRVLRLPDGMSPAQARTQLLATGRYQFVDYNHIRERALVPTDPTFADGSQWHHRNTGQSGGTADADIDSTEAWDLRNDASNIIVAVVDDGIRLTHQDIAPNLWTNSAEIAGNGRDDDRNGYVDDVHGIDARDGTGNPTDDDGEGHGTHVAGIIGAAANNGVGGTGVAWRVQIMPLRFLGGTEGNGSDADAIECINYAVRHGAHVINASYGSGGFSQGEREAIRAARNAGIIFVTSAGNDGLDLDISAAYPANYPLDNILTVGNSTRLDDVSTTSNTGSGLVDLFAPGSEIMSLGVDSDTDTRVASGTSMSSPMVAGAVALLRAQYPQDGYRATINRLLRGVDRRVAFTGEAQSGGRLNVFNALTTSDTRPFNDDFADAAVLQGEIITVRNNSVGATAQAGEPSHAGRLRNSLWWAWTAPSSGIVQVDTRGSDGDTALAVYTGTSLNALTQIAQNDNEAPGFLTSRVSFTATLGTTYYIASDSFSAGLVILNLASAAANDAFASAQELTGDAPLITTTNASATREFGEPTIASGAAGQTLWYKWTAPHDGVFQASAYSESTDPMLGVFTGSTVTNLTRLGAADDTGPSGANVNALVQWTAVEDTTYFIAIDTYNGSDDGEITLSLTDALWQFATGAFDDDDPDARRPTITNVPTVGPDGIIYVSSSDAHFYAIRPDGTQLWRVATEGYSDSAAAALAPDGTILFGTRLGYLYGLNPDGSTRWSIGQDDAPFTAAPAVAADGTAYFKRDDGVLRAFSPDGTSLWSYSGATDGEGSYGGPAIAADGAILLPANDGALHCLNPSGTLRWRYLPQNAEGADDDSGIYTSPAIDGAGNIYVSTLQGTVFSLTSTGSLRWVFRTPEAGENVSSSIALGEGRAYFASYGAFLYALDQTDGTQVWRASIEAQARASSPAIAADGSIIVGSYANKLFRFDRDGNLLRSWSAGNWFRSSPALADGRIYIGNGDGKVYAFDLDGIEPAAGPEYPWPQYRHGQRHLGRATLEIIGRTVATDPVDPGRLVNLSVRNRTTRGTGVLTAGFVLSGPVGKPLVVRGIGPTLADFGVTGTVSETTLEVYRTADTSAALVSNSGWTSTTGDGRDLGAFPLPDGSADSVVRTSFGSEAYTAQLLPRTDDTAPGIGLVEIYDADIAELRTRLTNLSARTALAANGDVTLGFVLAGNSPRTVLIRAVGPGLDQFLNPATTLNDPQLTLLVGQTAETGNEDWRGLEQVRAAAETVGAFPLQNSSADAALVTTLPPGAYTARVTAPTNQTGIVLVEVYLLPEN; encoded by the coding sequence ATGTGCCCTTCCCGCGTCCGCCCCCGCGCCCGTCTTACCCTCCTCACCATCCTCCTCGCCTCTGCCACCTGGCTCTTCGCCGCGCCCGACAGCGAACGCATGCGCACCACCGGCTTCACCGCCGAGGAAATCTCCCAGGGGTTCACCAACCAAAAGGTCATCGCCCTGCCGCAGCCCTCCCTTCGCGACACCTACGACGAGACCGCCGAGGCGACCTACGCCGCCGCCGAGACCGCCGCCGGTTTCGAGCTCGATCGCGTTTATCCGCTCATGAACGGACTGCGCGTGCTGCGCCTGCCCGACGGCATGTCGCCCGCCCAGGCCCGCACCCAACTCCTCGCCACCGGCCGCTACCAATTCGTCGACTACAACCACATCCGCGAGCGCGCCCTCGTCCCCACCGACCCGACCTTCGCCGATGGCTCCCAATGGCACCACCGCAACACCGGCCAATCCGGTGGCACCGCCGATGCCGACATCGACTCCACCGAGGCCTGGGACCTGCGCAACGACGCGTCCAACATCATCGTCGCCGTCGTCGACGACGGCATCCGCCTTACCCACCAGGACATCGCGCCCAACCTCTGGACCAACTCCGCCGAAATCGCCGGCAACGGTCGTGACGACGACCGCAATGGCTACGTCGACGACGTGCATGGCATCGACGCCCGCGACGGCACCGGCAATCCCACGGACGACGACGGTGAGGGCCACGGCACCCACGTCGCCGGCATCATCGGCGCCGCCGCCAACAACGGCGTCGGCGGCACCGGCGTCGCCTGGCGCGTGCAGATCATGCCCCTGCGTTTCCTCGGCGGCACCGAAGGCAACGGATCCGACGCCGATGCCATCGAGTGCATCAACTACGCCGTCCGCCATGGCGCCCACGTCATCAACGCCTCCTACGGCTCCGGCGGCTTTTCCCAAGGTGAGCGCGAGGCCATCCGCGCCGCCCGCAACGCCGGCATCATCTTCGTGACCTCCGCCGGCAACGACGGTCTCGACCTCGATATCAGCGCCGCCTACCCGGCCAACTACCCTCTCGACAACATCCTCACCGTCGGCAACTCCACCCGCCTCGACGACGTTTCGACGACCTCCAACACCGGCTCCGGTCTCGTCGATCTCTTCGCCCCCGGTTCCGAGATCATGTCCCTCGGTGTCGACTCCGACACCGACACGCGCGTCGCCAGCGGCACCTCCATGTCCTCCCCCATGGTCGCCGGCGCCGTCGCTCTGCTCCGCGCGCAGTATCCACAAGATGGTTACCGCGCCACCATCAACCGTCTCCTCCGTGGCGTCGATCGTCGCGTCGCCTTCACCGGCGAAGCCCAGTCCGGCGGCCGCCTCAACGTTTTCAACGCCCTCACCACCAGCGACACCCGTCCTTTCAACGACGACTTCGCCGATGCCGCCGTGCTGCAGGGCGAAATCATCACCGTGCGCAACAACAGCGTCGGTGCCACCGCTCAGGCCGGTGAGCCCTCCCACGCCGGCCGCCTGCGCAACTCCCTCTGGTGGGCCTGGACCGCCCCCTCCTCCGGTATTGTGCAAGTGGATACGCGCGGCTCCGACGGCGACACCGCCCTCGCGGTCTACACCGGCACCAGCCTCAACGCCCTCACTCAGATCGCCCAAAACGACAACGAAGCGCCCGGCTTCCTCACCTCCCGCGTTTCCTTCACCGCCACCCTCGGCACCACCTACTACATCGCGAGCGACAGCTTCAGCGCCGGCCTCGTGATCCTCAACCTCGCCAGCGCCGCCGCCAACGACGCCTTTGCCTCCGCCCAGGAACTCACCGGCGACGCCCCGCTCATCACCACCACCAACGCCAGCGCCACCCGAGAGTTTGGCGAACCCACCATCGCCAGCGGCGCCGCCGGCCAAACCCTCTGGTATAAATGGACCGCCCCGCACGACGGGGTTTTCCAAGCCAGCGCCTACTCCGAGTCCACCGATCCCATGCTCGGCGTCTTCACCGGCTCCACCGTCACCAACCTCACGCGTCTCGGCGCGGCCGACGACACCGGCCCCAGCGGGGCCAACGTCAACGCCCTCGTGCAATGGACCGCCGTCGAGGATACCACCTACTTCATCGCCATCGACACCTACAATGGCTCCGACGACGGCGAGATCACCCTCTCCCTCACCGACGCTCTTTGGCAGTTCGCCACCGGTGCCTTCGACGACGACGATCCCGACGCCCGACGCCCCACCATCACCAACGTGCCCACCGTCGGGCCCGACGGCATCATCTACGTGAGTAGCTCCGACGCACATTTTTATGCGATTCGACCCGACGGAACCCAGCTCTGGCGCGTAGCCACCGAGGGCTACTCCGACTCCGCTGCCGCTGCTCTCGCCCCCGACGGCACCATCCTGTTCGGCACCCGCCTAGGTTACCTCTACGGCCTAAATCCCGACGGCTCTACCCGCTGGAGCATCGGGCAGGACGATGCTCCGTTCACCGCCGCCCCCGCTGTCGCCGCCGATGGCACCGCTTACTTCAAACGCGACGACGGCGTCCTGCGCGCCTTCTCCCCCGACGGCACCAGCCTGTGGTCCTACTCCGGTGCGACCGATGGTGAAGGCAGCTACGGTGGTCCCGCCATCGCCGCCGATGGCGCCATCCTGCTGCCCGCCAACGACGGCGCCCTGCATTGCCTCAACCCCAGCGGCACCCTGCGTTGGCGCTACCTCCCGCAGAACGCCGAGGGCGCCGACGACGACAGCGGCATCTACACCTCCCCGGCCATCGACGGCGCTGGCAACATTTACGTATCCACGCTCCAAGGCACCGTTTTCTCGCTTACCTCCACCGGCAGCCTGCGCTGGGTTTTCCGCACGCCCGAAGCCGGTGAAAACGTTTCCTCCTCCATCGCCCTCGGCGAGGGCCGGGCCTACTTCGCCAGTTACGGCGCCTTCCTCTACGCCCTCGATCAAACCGACGGCACCCAAGTCTGGCGGGCCTCCATCGAAGCCCAGGCCCGCGCCAGCTCGCCGGCCATCGCCGCCGACGGCTCCATCATCGTCGGCAGCTACGCCAACAAACTCTTCCGCTTCGATCGCGACGGCAACCTGCTGCGCTCCTGGTCGGCCGGCAACTGGTTCCGCAGTTCCCCCGCCCTCGCCGACGGCCGCATTTACATCGGCAACGGCGACGGCAAGGTCTACGCCTTCGATCTCGACGGCATCGAGCCCGCCGCCGGCCCCGAGTATCCGTGGCCCCAATACCGCCACGGCCAACGCCACCTCGGCCGCGCCACCCTCGAAATCATCGGCCGCACCGTCGCCACCGATCCGGTCGATCCGGGACGTTTGGTGAACCTCTCGGTCCGCAACCGCACCACCCGCGGCACCGGCGTGCTCACCGCCGGCTTCGTGCTCTCCGGACCGGTCGGAAAACCCCTTGTCGTCCGCGGCATCGGCCCCACGCTCGCCGACTTCGGCGTCACCGGCACCGTGAGCGAAACCACCCTCGAAGTGTATCGCACCGCCGACACCTCCGCCGCCCTCGTCTCCAACAGTGGCTGGACAAGCACCACCGGCGACGGCCGCGACCTGGGCGCTTTTCCGCTGCCCGATGGCAGCGCCGACAGCGTGGTGCGCACCTCCTTTGGCTCCGAGGCCTACACCGCCCAGCTCCTTCCCCGCACCGACGATACGGCGCCGGGCATCGGTCTGGTGGAAATCTACGACGCCGACATAGCCGAGCTGCGCACCCGCCTCACCAATCTCTCCGCCCGCACGGCCCTCGCCGCCAATGGCGACGTGACCCTGGGTTTCGTGCTCGCTGGCAACTCCCCCCGCACCGTGCTCATCCGCGCCGTGGGTCCGGGCCTCGATCAGTTCCTCAACCCGGCAACGACCCTCAACGACCCGCAACTCACCCTGCTCGTCGGCCAGACCGCGGAGACCGGCAACGAAGATTGGCGCGGACTCGAACAAGTCCGCGCGGCGGCCGAAACCGTGGGGGCGTTTCCGCTCCAAAACAGCAGCGCCGACGCCGCCCTCGTGACGACCTTGCCGCCGGGAGCTTACACCGCCCGCGTCACCGCCCCCACCAACCAAACCGGCATCGTCCTGGTGGAAGTCTACCTCCTCCCGGAAAACTAA
- a CDS encoding CIA30 family protein → MKASSSPSLFRRVSRLALALGALASATVALGQFPAKLDDFAQSDLSSIGAPRIVIDDATVGGKSHLTHNVKDGVLTATGEIKPARGQPGFVSLVLPMAAPNEAADLSHFEGIVMRVKLTSGNLAVSANSTEVVNFDYHAAPITRAADGDFHEIKIPFASMKRAWSEQTKLNPATINSISLVVAGVQPGDFAYAIDEIGFY, encoded by the coding sequence ATGAAAGCCTCCTCCTCCCCTTCCCTCTTCCGCCGCGTTTCTCGCCTCGCGCTCGCCCTCGGCGCGCTCGCTTCGGCCACCGTCGCCCTCGGCCAATTCCCGGCCAAACTCGATGACTTCGCGCAAAGCGATCTGAGCTCGATCGGCGCGCCGCGCATCGTGATCGACGACGCCACCGTCGGCGGCAAATCCCACCTCACGCACAACGTGAAGGACGGCGTGCTCACCGCCACCGGCGAGATCAAACCCGCCCGCGGCCAGCCCGGCTTCGTGAGCCTCGTGCTCCCCATGGCCGCGCCCAACGAGGCCGCCGATCTCAGCCACTTCGAGGGCATCGTGATGCGCGTGAAGCTCACCAGCGGCAACCTCGCCGTCTCCGCCAACAGCACCGAGGTCGTCAACTTCGACTACCACGCCGCTCCCATCACCCGCGCCGCCGACGGCGACTTCCACGAGATCAAGATCCCCTTCGCCTCCATGAAGCGCGCCTGGTCCGAGCAGACCAAACTCAACCCGGCGACCATCAACAGCATCAGCCTCGTCGTCGCCGGCGTGCAACCGGGCGACTTCGCCTACGCCATCGACGAGATCGGTTTCTATTGA
- a CDS encoding tetratricopeptide repeat protein, translating into MAEDASETPAWRQPLDTIVSARHGGQTSALLTQLKQLDTTYPNVAEISFQIAWTLDSMGRDEQALPHFERAIALGLSPNEQSNALIALAICQRNLGQTAAAAATLESGQAQFPDQAEFDAYLALLRHDQGRHTEALQLALTTLLDTSEDLGITAHQRNLRHFLNQLT; encoded by the coding sequence ATGGCAGAAGATGCTTCGGAAACTCCCGCGTGGCGCCAGCCGCTCGATACCATTGTCAGCGCCCGTCACGGCGGCCAAACCAGCGCCCTGCTGACCCAGCTCAAGCAGCTCGACACCACCTATCCCAACGTCGCTGAGATCTCCTTTCAGATCGCCTGGACCCTCGATTCCATGGGCCGCGACGAGCAGGCCCTGCCGCACTTCGAGCGCGCCATCGCCCTCGGCCTGTCTCCCAACGAGCAGAGCAACGCCCTCATCGCTCTCGCCATTTGCCAGCGCAACCTCGGCCAGACCGCCGCCGCCGCGGCCACCCTCGAGTCGGGCCAGGCCCAGTTCCCCGACCAGGCCGAATTCGACGCCTACCTCGCCCTGCTCCGCCACGACCAAGGCCGCCATACCGAAGCGCTCCAACTCGCCCTCACCACCTTGCTCGACACCTCCGAGGACCTCGGCATCACCGCCCACCAGCGCAACCTCCGCCACTTCCTTAATCAACTCACCTGA
- a CDS encoding acyltransferase family protein gives MNPSASPARLDYLDAVRAYALLLGVVFHAALSFLPIYIGWAVMDVSTSAVIGPFMLLSHSFRMALFFLIAGYFSHLSFHRQGGAGFLANRWLRIVVPFVVGWFILKPLLVSGWIMGGQSMRGEWSFWGGIRDGYATLSTLPEGLLMGSHLWFLYYLILCTALLLCVRAALRLTGPVYRGLLRAADATLGRIARAPWSIYLLVLPTAGALWFMQGWGMDTPDRSLDPHLPALLIYGGFFTFGWMLRRNTHLLDQVVALSALRWVLVVVSGLAALWLSEIQGDTGHPHFQLARSGFVLSYAVVMWSLVLLTLGVFQKLIRRPSATVRYVADSSYWMYLIHLPIVLWLQVVVAEWSWHWSLKLSAISLATIGIALLTYELFVRSTFIGRILNGRRKDRALFRRSATAAAPSVVAEATRT, from the coding sequence ATGAACCCGTCCGCCTCCCCTGCCCGCCTCGACTACCTCGATGCCGTGCGCGCCTACGCCTTGTTGTTGGGTGTGGTCTTTCACGCCGCCCTCTCCTTCCTGCCGATCTACATCGGCTGGGCGGTGATGGACGTGTCCACCAGCGCCGTCATCGGCCCGTTCATGCTGTTGAGCCACTCCTTCCGCATGGCGTTGTTCTTCCTCATCGCTGGCTACTTCAGCCACCTGTCGTTCCACCGCCAGGGCGGCGCCGGCTTCCTCGCCAACCGCTGGCTGCGCATCGTCGTGCCCTTCGTGGTGGGCTGGTTCATCCTCAAGCCGCTCCTCGTGTCCGGCTGGATCATGGGCGGCCAAAGCATGCGCGGGGAATGGAGCTTCTGGGGCGGCATCCGCGACGGTTACGCCACACTCTCCACCCTGCCGGAAGGCCTGCTCATGGGTTCGCACCTCTGGTTCCTCTACTACCTCATCCTCTGCACCGCCCTGCTGCTCTGCGTGCGCGCCGCGCTGCGCCTGACGGGTCCGGTCTACCGCGGACTCCTCCGTGCCGCCGACGCCACCCTCGGTCGCATCGCCCGCGCCCCGTGGTCGATCTACCTGCTCGTCCTTCCCACCGCCGGCGCGCTCTGGTTCATGCAAGGCTGGGGCATGGACACGCCGGACCGCTCGCTCGACCCGCACCTGCCCGCGCTGCTCATCTACGGGGGCTTCTTCACCTTCGGCTGGATGCTCCGCCGCAACACCCACCTGCTTGACCAGGTCGTGGCACTGTCCGCCCTGCGCTGGGTGTTGGTCGTCGTCAGCGGTCTCGCCGCCCTGTGGTTGTCCGAAATTCAAGGCGATACCGGCCACCCGCACTTCCAACTCGCTCGCTCCGGCTTCGTGCTGAGCTACGCCGTCGTGATGTGGTCGCTCGTGCTGCTCACCCTCGGTGTGTTTCAAAAACTCATCCGCCGCCCGTCCGCCACCGTGCGCTACGTGGCCGATTCGTCCTACTGGATGTATCTCATCCACCTGCCGATTGTGCTCTGGCTGCAGGTGGTGGTCGCCGAATGGTCCTGGCACTGGTCGCTCAAACTCAGCGCCATCTCCCTCGCCACCATCGGCATCGCGCTGCTCACCTACGAGCTCTTCGTTCGCTCCACCTTCATCGGCCGCATCCTCAACGGACGCCGCAAAGACCGCGCCCTCTTCCGCCGGTCCGCAACCGCGGCCGCTCCGTCGGTCGTGGCCGAAGCGACCCGCACCTAA